One Falco peregrinus isolate bFalPer1 chromosome W, bFalPer1.pri, whole genome shotgun sequence genomic window, gctctgggctggggagggcagcccATGTGAGGTGCCAGGGGCCTCCAAAGGGACTGGGTGGCCTGAGGACATCAAGCCAACAATGGTTTCCACCATCCCCTATGAGGTGGCCTCTCCACCTTCCCTGCAGATGTTGACACAGAAGGCTCAGACACAACTTATGCGACCAGTGTGATCAAGTTAGGGCCcctttattaagggatacacagcaatttatacactagcacaaagcacacacattGCTTCTAGATTGCTAATAGGTTAAAGCTGCTTGTCTATTCACTCTCCTGCACTCTATGATTGGTCACGGCATGGTATACATGCTCCTCACCTACATTCTGTTTCAacattctattttcttatttttcagtccaacTCCTTTATCTCTTTCCCACGTACAGTTCCTTAATAGTCCAACCCTCTTATCTCTCTGCCagtacacagtttctttgtctcccttggccttgcatatgtccttcacaacagctgcagcttgttacagctttggcctgctattacaacaaagttacttggtctggattgctcataatatgcccaTTGTCTTCTAGCCACTCCACATGCAGACTCATCAGAAGTGCTGTGCCATAAATGAGCTTCACTCCTCTTGCTGTGGATCAGCCAAACACTGCTTGCCAGTGAAGCAGCCTGAAATCTGTGACTTGAACAGCAGGGACTCAGTAGCCAAAAAATCCCTATTGGTTTGtctgccccagccagctctaTGTCTTTAACGGATAGTCCTGCCTCTAATGACAGAATATTTATAACTGGCATTTCTGGCAGACAGAAGATCAATAGTGCAACTCAGTATTCCTGCCAGGCTGCTTCTCTGTACACATAGGAAGCTGGAAATCAGCTGTAGAGTTCTTGGTCACATCCAATAGTGCGCTAAAGAATGAGATTAATGTTCATTAATGAGGTGGTTGGCTTCCTTCCActggcactgctgcttctctcctctCACTCACTGGTAGCCAGTCCTGAGCAGGGGCTTAGGGATGCATGGATAAATATGTCCTGAaggaaaaggattaaaaatatatgattGCTTATAGCAGTTGTGAGGATTGTCACCATCAGAGCCTTGACTTGGTGCCCAGGAGCCAGCGGGAGTCactcagaaaatgcttttcacatCGGCAGAGTGCAGAGGTTGGGCACTTGTTCATTTAAAGATGAAGCTTTCGGATCCTTGGAGCTGGGTTCATGATCTTCTTGTTACCATTGGGGTTGTGGCAGCACTTTTTGTCACTGCTGTACAGAGGGGCTTTGCTTCTCCGTATAGCACAGCATGTGGCAGGGACATGTGATGACAGCACTGGGCACTgcactgctcagctgcagccatGTGAGCTGGGATGCTTCATTTGGGGTTTTGAACAAACCCAGCCATGGCATTGCTTAGAGTTGTTGGTTTTGAGGTCATTACAGCTGATATTCATCTCCTTCTATCAGGCAGGATGGAGCCCACCGATGGATAATAGCTCCCACCTCTGTGATTTTGGCTGGGTTGTttctgctcagcctggcagcCTCAGGGTGATATGCCAGGAAAGCAAATCGTCTAGGTTAACTCTTTCACCCTTAAAATGAGGTGACCCAGCTGGGAGTCCCACCAACATGAGTGGGAGAGGGAGGTGTGGTGGCTTTGGGGGCTGCACAGCCTGCATGGGTGCAGACAGAGGCACCTCACCTGAAGCTCTGCCTCAGACATGcctgagcagctgctctgtgtgctgctgtgtaGGGGGAGAACCAAAAGGCGAGCTCTCAAGCAGGAGATGGGATGGAGACAGAGGGGCAGGGAAGTGACCTGGAGACATCATTGCACCTGGTTCATAAGAAGGTGGCGAGGGTATTTTCCTTGGAGCAAAGAGCAGTGGCTAATGCCGGGAAGCATCAGtgtggaggggctggtgggagatgagacacagcactgcagtgaCATGACTCATTTCAGAGGAGTGGTTGATAATACCACACGCTCCCCCTCAATTAAACTTCTGGGTTTCATCTCACTGcctgttttctgcctgtttagGGGGTCATGAGCTGGAACAGATGCAGCTTATTCTGGAGACAATCCCTGTTATCCATGAGGAAGACAAAGAGGAGCTGCTCAAAGTGATGCCCACGTTCATCAACAGCACTTGGGAAGTGAGGAAGCCGCTGTGCAAGCTGCTCCCTGAAGTGGACAGCGAAGGTACTGTTATGCCCACTGGCTTCGGCAATGTCCTTCTCCTGGGACTTCCTCCAGCTGCCATGTTTTCAGACCTAATTCCCTAGaggaggggtgggtgggaaaggaCTTGTCCTCTAAGGCCAAGTGCATGAACACTGGTGAATGGGATTTAGATATCTGGAGGTCTGCTGTGTGTGGTCCCACCTGTAGCTCAGGCATCCTCACCGCTGTCCCCCCAGGTCCTGCTCACTGTTGCACCAGGGAAGGCGTGGGCCGCAGGACAGCACTCATGATGCAGTAGCATTTTCGCAGGTAGCCCCTAGAGAAATAAGGGTGAAGTAGTCTTCCAAGACTATTCTAAGACACTTTTAAGGTGCATCCCTGCCTTCCTGTGTCTCTTCTTGAGCTGTGAGGGTTCAGTCTAGAGGTTATTTTCAAGACCTGTTCATGTTCTTGGTATGCTTTTTGCAAGAATGTAGTTATGTAGTACAAGGAGATAAAGGCTTTTACTTCACAAATATCTGAACTTCCTGAGATGGTTGCTACAGGCAGAAATGTCTGAGTGCTCCGAGGCTTGGACGTCACTCACATTAGGCTGTTGCAGCCTGCAATACTTGGATACCTCTTCAATCACTTCCTTTCTTTGgctaaagcttaaaaaaaatcagtgtgttgTTGCAAGGGGGCTGCAAACCACAGGCTTTTGGACATGATCTTTTTCCTGGAGCAGCTTTGTAGGCAGCAAGAGCTTGCAGATTGGCACCAGAGTTGAGCAGTGTGGACCAGGCACGTCACCTTTTCTGAGCTTCTTCCAAGGCTTAAACTGGGATGGTGGATGTGGCCACCTGCTTTTGGGAAGACGTCAAGACCAAGCCTGGCTTATGTTCACTGGCGTAACTGTACATTATAAGATGTCCGCTGTATGGGCTTGGCAGCGTGATACCTGTCAGCCTGGGTTACCCAGGGACTGTGTCAGCCTCTGGCAAGCAGGAATGGATTTATTCCCTGTCGTTACTGCAGGAAGAAAGGTCACCTGCGCCCCTTACATAATTCATTGACATTTTCCTGCCTCTCTGACCTGTAATATATCGTAATATATAACTTGTAATATATCGTTCCACCACGCTTCTTGCCTGCAGTCAGTGACCTGAAGCTATTGATTCCTTCCTACTTATTAATTAGTCTAAGCAATGGAATAATCTCATAGGAGGCAATTGGATATTAGTTAATGTTTAAGCACTGAAGCCATAGGTATGACCCGCCCTTGCAGAGTGTTTTTGCCCCTAAAGAAGCTGTCCCATTCACACAATTACATCTTTAACAGGGATATTTCTGAAGGTAAAATATAAAGTTGTAACTGAAGAAAAGCTTATTCCTATTTGTGTTATTTGGACTCTAAGGGACTCTTCCATGGACCCAGAATCAACTGAATAAGCAATGTCTTTAATGACAGGATTTGATCTTTTCACATAACCTCAGTAAAAGGAATCatcaaaaaaattacagtgaatcCTCTATGTTTAGATCTAATTCCAGCCACTTTAACTGAACTTAATTTCCTCCTTTATCGTTGTAGAAAGAGTTCATGCTCCACAGttttaccaaaataattttaggcaCTTGgaatcttttaaatattaataagtaaaaataatttcatagtGTTGGTTATGccaaagacttttaaaaattgcactTTAAATCTAATCCTGCTTCTGTTGCACATAAAGATGTGAAATCAGTTGGCTGAAATGCAGTGAGCTTGTCAAATGGATCTGAGAACATGGAATCAAATCCCAACACCATCCAAAGGTCCTTTTGAGGTATGAGCTCAGTGTTCTGGCCTGGGGTCACAGCACCGGGTATAATATGTATATCCTGTGCTGTGGAGGTGTGTGGTTCTCGCAgttgtttctcctgccttgccAGATGAAGTGACacctgcaggggctgcaggattGCTGCACTGCGAGTACATGGCTCCCGTGGGGGGCAAGATGGATGCGGCAAGGACAGAAGTGCCCATTTTAGATGCACACGGGATGTGACCTTTAATTCCTTCCTTACTTTGAGGGGATTTGTTATGGGGGATCCACGAGGCTCATCCTGGAAAGGAAGCTGGTATTGCTTTTTTTGAGGAATTAGTGAGCTTGTTTCTCTTTACTTCACAGCTATTgattttctggagaaaatactgacatttaaCCCTATGGATCGATTAACAGCTGAGATGGGTCTGCAGCATCCTTACATGAGTCCGTATTCCTGCCCTGAGGATGAACCAGTGTCTCAGCATCCATTCCGGATTGAGGATGAGATTGATGATATTTTACTGATGGAAGCCAACCAGAGCCAGATGTCTAACTGGGACAGGTATGGTAGCCAAGGCTGGGCCAGAGACCAGATACTGGCTTAAATTCCTTAGACAGAACTTGACTGGTGAGTCTCTGACCTGCTTTTGACTGGGTTCAGTCACACGTATTCCAGACCCACGGCAGacacctgcttttccttctttatgcCATATCAGAATTCTAGCCCAAGCTGGCACCTTGTTGAAGCCAGTGAGATGTTCATAATTGATTTCCACAGGGAGCAGATGTTGAGCTTGCACGTTCCAGTTACTGAGTGTCTTTCTGCTCTTGGTTTTATCCACAGCCTATATTGTCTTCATTTGAGTTACATCTGTTTAAGTGATGTTACGGTTCTTTCTGTCCTCTGTCCCTATAACGCAAGTGATAAAATAATGTAGTTCTTGTACCTTTTGGGGACTGGTCCTGATTTGGAGCTCTATATTTATCACTTTTCAAGGTGCATAAGCCCAAGAGGCCACAGATCTGGGGTCTTTTTAAATATCCTTAATTGTGTTGACTTTTAAATGGTTTGCTGAAAGTCGTACAGGAAGTTCAGAGCAGATCAAAGCCTTGAGCTGAGGTCTCTCACGTCCTAGATGATTACTCCAGTTGCTAAGCCAGTCCCAGTACTGAAGAAGGTAGGACAAAATAAGTAGCTAAGAATTAACTAGGTCCACTTTCTTATGGAGCTCCTTCCAGCTGAGTAGGGTGAGCTGGCTGAGGATGTCTGCAGCATTGTTCCTCTCTGCATGGCAATTAAATTCGCTCGCCTTTTTATTCCACTGTATTTCACCAGcattgaaaaaataatctaaaggAATCCCTTGTCTTCACTATTACTAATCTCTTTGTCTGGGTGAACAAATATCAGGATGGAGGCTGGGGGGGACAACCAGGTAAATTAGGTAAAGAGGAAAGGTGGAAGCTTTTCTCAGGATATCTATCTTCAGTGTATCCCCACAGctccagcatccctgccagTTATAGTCCCAAAAGCAGCAAATCAGCTGCTGCAGGTCACCTTTTTATCTCTTGGCTTTCTTGGTGTGATACAAGAAGATGGGACCTGGACTATTGGTCCTGCCACCCAGCAGGGGACATCTGCTATAGGGCCATAAATTTTGAAACCCAAGCCGAGTATTTTAGagacaagaaattattttgcctgTGTTGTGGGACACCTAAAGGGTGTGTCATTGGTGGGATATAGAGCCCCAATACCTGAGATAACATGTCTTTTAAAGGCAGCTTAGTTAGGAACCAGTAAATTAGATGTCACTTTGAAAACCATGTCTAAGAATGGGTGTTGTCAGGTAATTGCAGTCAAGGGAGTTCAACTTGCTTGAGAAGTTAGTGCTTAGCAAGGTGACCTTTCAGGGATGCTCTTGGTTCGCAACGTCAGAGTAAACTGGTGATGTCCAGTCTCAGTGGGGATTTAAGCttatcttttttacttttatggCAACAAACAAGGAGCATTCACTGCAGGTACTTGTCTGTGGGATGAGGGAAtgtttattagtatttttaatcGTGTTTTAATCGCAAGTGGAGGGAGGGTGATGAAGGGCTAAATGAAGGGGCcggttggtttggttgttgggcCTTTATTCCCACTACTGGTCCCATCTCAGACTCTTGATAAATTACTCAGCCCCTCTGCCTTTTTTAACATGCAAGAAAAAGGTCTCTAATATTAATAAGAACTTAGAGATTTGTAGGTGATTAGTGTATcagcaaaaaaaggcaaaaatggcagcagcagcatgcatgTCTGTTTGAGCACCACTGTTTCTAACGAAGCCATCGTCTTCGTGTCTAACAGCAGCATGTCTTTCACAGGTATCACGTAAGCCTCTCCTCTGATTTGGAATGGAGACATGATAGGTATCATGACATGGATGAGGTTCAGCGGGACCCCCGGGCAGGGTCTGAATCCATCGCTGAAGAAGCACAAGTTGATCCACGGAAGTACTCACAAAGCAGTTCGGAGAGATTTTTGGAGTTATCCCACTCATCCATGGATCGAGTATTTGATGCAGATTGTGGGAAATCATGTGATTACAAAGTGGGGTCACCTTCCTACTTGGACAAATTGCTGTGGAAAGACAATAAGCCCCATCATTACTCAGAGCCCAAGCTGATTTTAGATTTATCCCACTGGAAAAGAGCAACCATAGCACCCGCAGCTGAGCTATCGCTGGAAGAAGAACCATCCAACCTCTTTCTGGAGATTGCTCAGTGGGTAAAGAGCACGCAGGTGGGTCTTGAGTGTCCCAGTCCTCTTCCAGTGATTCAGGAACAGAGCCTGCAGTCTTCTCACCATCTCCACAAAGAACCCACGGAGGTGATCAGTGACACAGACCCTGAGTTTGACTTGGATGTCTTCATCTCCAGGGCACTGAAACTTTGCACAAAACCCGAGGATCTTCCAGACAACAAGCTCAATGACATCAATGGGGCCTGCATATCTGAGCATCCTGATGAGATTGTACAAACAGAAGTGTACCAGAAGGAGCGATGGTGAGGAACCCACACTCGGGAAACCCCACTGTATCTCCCTGTTCTTCTGCGATGGTGTGGCCATTGCCCAGAGCTGAGTGGCTCCCGTCTGTCATTGAGCATCTGTTTTTTACACTATACCAAAtgcctttttctgaaaaggcaaGCACAAACCACATGCCCCTTTTGATGCCTTAGAAATACCTTTAAGGGAATCAAGAGGTGTGAATGAAATACTGAGTTTCTTATACTGCCTTAACACTCTTGCCTTGCAATCTCTTGGACCTGTTTGAAACTTAAATGTATGAGGGAAAGATGATAGTACGTGGTAAGTTCACAAACAGAAGTCAAAtcaacttcttttcctttatttttctatagCATCTTAAAATGACGAGGACAAAATCATCATTTTCATTATGGCCAGATACCCTCTTGGTTTGACAGGTTCTCAAAACACCAAACTTTGAGCTCCTCTGAGGCACTTGTGTGAGTACAGGCAGTACAGAGAGAAGCGATGCCAGGC contains:
- the LOC129783148 gene encoding mitogen-activated protein kinase 4-like isoform X3, with protein sequence MWAAGCILAEMLTGRMLFAGGHELEQMQLILETIPVIHEEDKEELLKVMPTFINSTWEVRKPLCKLLPEVDSEAIDFLEKILTFNPMDRLTAEMGLQHPYMSPYSCPEDEPVSQHPFRIEDEIDDILLMEANQSQMSNWDRYHVSLSSDLEWRHDRYHDMDEVQRDPRAGSESIAEEAQVDPRKYSQSSSERFLELSHSSMDRVFDADCGKSCDYKVGSPSYLDKLLWKDNKPHHYSEPKLILDLSHWKRATIAPAAELSLEEEPSNLFLEIAQWVKSTQVGLECPSPLPVIQEQSLQSSHHLHKEPTEVISDTDPEFDLDVFISRALKLCTKPEDLPDNKLNDINGACISEHPDEIVQTEVYQKERW
- the LOC129783148 gene encoding mitogen-activated protein kinase 4-like isoform X2; translated protein: MAEKCDCIASMYGYDLGYRFINFRPLGFGANGLVLSALDSKSCRKVAVKKITIGDTRSMKHAFREIKIIRRLDHDNIVKVYEVLGPKGTNLRGDFFKFNMVYIIQEYMETDLARLLEQGKLAEEHAKLFMYQLLRGLKYIHSANVLHRDLKPANIFISTEDLVLKIGDFGLARIVDQHYSHKGYLSEGLVTKWYRSPHLLLSPNNYTKAIDMWAAGCILAEMLTGRMLFAGGHELEQMQLILETIPVIHEEDKEELLKVMPTFINSTWEVRKPLCKLLPEVDSEAEMGLQHPYMSPYSCPEDEPVSQHPFRIEDEIDDILLMEANQSQMSNWDRYHVSLSSDLEWRHDRYHDMDEVQRDPRAGSESIAEEAQVDPRKYSQSSSERFLELSHSSMDRVFDADCGKSCDYKVGSPSYLDKLLWKDNKPHHYSEPKLILDLSHWKRATIAPAAELSLEEEPSNLFLEIAQWVKSTQVGLECPSPLPVIQEQSLQSSHHLHKEPTEVISDTDPEFDLDVFISRALKLCTKPEDLPDNKLNDINGACISEHPDEIVQTEVYQKERW
- the LOC129783148 gene encoding mitogen-activated protein kinase 4-like isoform X1, whose product is MAEKCDCIASMYGYDLGYRFINFRPLGFGANGLVLSALDSKSCRKVAVKKITIGDTRSMKHAFREIKIIRRLDHDNIVKVYEVLGPKGTNLRGDFFKFNMVYIIQEYMETDLARLLEQGKLAEEHAKLFMYQLLRGLKYIHSANVLHRDLKPANIFISTEDLVLKIGDFGLARIVDQHYSHKGYLSEGLVTKWYRSPHLLLSPNNYTKAIDMWAAGCILAEMLTGRMLFAGGHELEQMQLILETIPVIHEEDKEELLKVMPTFINSTWEVRKPLCKLLPEVDSEAIDFLEKILTFNPMDRLTAEMGLQHPYMSPYSCPEDEPVSQHPFRIEDEIDDILLMEANQSQMSNWDRYHVSLSSDLEWRHDRYHDMDEVQRDPRAGSESIAEEAQVDPRKYSQSSSERFLELSHSSMDRVFDADCGKSCDYKVGSPSYLDKLLWKDNKPHHYSEPKLILDLSHWKRATIAPAAELSLEEEPSNLFLEIAQWVKSTQVGLECPSPLPVIQEQSLQSSHHLHKEPTEVISDTDPEFDLDVFISRALKLCTKPEDLPDNKLNDINGACISEHPDEIVQTEVYQKERW